In Aeromicrobium marinum DSM 15272, one genomic interval encodes:
- a CDS encoding succinic semialdehyde dehydrogenase, which yields MTERVRPAKLTPAFLDGLVTRVPGSTGNTWKLTEVYTGDVLTELPQSSESDIERAVATARAAQREWGSWPLRKRLKVMKKFHALVVRNQLLITDLIQAESGKNRRMAFEETCDVPMGTSHYIKRAPKLLKDRKHAGPVPVLSSSTEVRRPKGVVGIIAPWNFPFATGISDTIPALIAGNGVVLKPDNKTALSPLFGVRLLEEAGMPRGLVQVVCGEGPDVGPTLMAGVDYVMFTGSTATGRVIGETAGRHLIGCCLELGGKNPMLVLADANVDEAVHAALFGGFGNSGQICMHIERLYVHDSLYEEFRDKFVAATAAMTVGATYDFGPDLGSLVSVDHRDRVASHVDDARAKGATVLTGGRARPDLGPAFYEPTILEGVTPDMLAGSTETFGPVVGLYRFRTEEEAIRLANDTDYGLNASVWSTDLERAMDVARRIDSGNVNINDILATAFASKGTPSGGLKQSGVGARHGDQGLLKYTDAQNIAVLKKQVMEPQGDQTYEAYARQTRITLKLMRWTGIR from the coding sequence ATGACGGAGCGCGTGCGGCCCGCGAAGCTGACCCCGGCGTTCCTCGACGGCCTGGTCACCCGGGTCCCCGGCAGCACCGGCAACACCTGGAAGCTGACCGAGGTCTACACCGGCGACGTCCTCACCGAGCTGCCGCAGTCCTCGGAGTCCGACATCGAGCGGGCCGTCGCCACCGCCCGCGCCGCCCAGCGCGAGTGGGGATCGTGGCCGCTGCGCAAGCGGCTGAAGGTCATGAAGAAGTTCCACGCGCTGGTGGTCCGCAACCAGCTGCTCATCACCGACCTCATCCAGGCCGAGAGCGGCAAGAACCGGCGGATGGCGTTCGAGGAGACCTGCGACGTGCCGATGGGCACGAGCCACTACATCAAGCGGGCCCCGAAGCTGCTGAAGGACCGCAAGCACGCCGGCCCCGTCCCGGTGCTGTCGAGCTCGACGGAGGTGCGGCGGCCCAAGGGCGTCGTCGGCATCATCGCGCCGTGGAACTTCCCCTTCGCCACCGGCATCTCCGACACCATCCCCGCGCTGATCGCCGGCAACGGCGTGGTGCTGAAGCCTGACAACAAAACGGCACTCTCCCCGCTGTTCGGCGTCCGCCTGCTGGAGGAGGCGGGCATGCCGCGCGGCCTGGTGCAGGTCGTGTGCGGTGAGGGCCCCGACGTCGGACCGACCCTGATGGCGGGCGTCGACTACGTCATGTTCACCGGGTCCACCGCCACCGGTCGTGTCATCGGCGAGACGGCCGGCCGGCACCTGATCGGCTGCTGCCTGGAGCTGGGCGGCAAGAACCCCATGCTCGTGCTGGCCGACGCCAACGTCGACGAGGCGGTGCACGCGGCGCTGTTCGGCGGCTTCGGCAACTCCGGTCAGATCTGCATGCACATCGAGCGGCTCTACGTGCACGACTCGTTGTACGAGGAGTTCCGCGACAAGTTCGTGGCCGCCACGGCCGCCATGACCGTGGGCGCGACCTACGACTTCGGACCCGACCTCGGGTCGCTCGTCTCGGTCGACCACCGCGACCGCGTGGCCTCCCACGTCGACGACGCGCGCGCGAAGGGAGCGACCGTGCTGACCGGCGGCCGGGCCCGACCCGACCTCGGTCCGGCGTTCTACGAGCCGACGATCCTCGAGGGCGTCACCCCCGACATGCTCGCCGGCTCGACCGAGACCTTCGGCCCGGTCGTCGGGCTGTACCGGTTCCGCACCGAGGAGGAGGCGATCCGGCTGGCCAACGACACCGACTACGGCCTGAACGCCAGCGTCTGGAGCACCGACCTGGAGCGGGCCATGGACGTGGCTCGGCGGATCGACTCGGGCAACGTCAACATCAACGACATCCTGGCCACGGCGTTCGCGTCCAAGGGCACCCCGTCGGGCGGGCTGAAGCAGTCCGGCGTCGGCGCACGGCACGGTGACCAGGGTCTGCTGAAGTACACCGACGCGCAGAACATCGCAGTGCTCAAGAAGCAGGTGATGGAGCCGCAGGGCGACCAGACCTACGAGGCCTACGCCCGGCAGACCCGCATCACGCTCAAGCTGATGCGCTGGACCGGGATCCGCTGA
- a CDS encoding glycoside hydrolase family 1 protein, giving the protein MRRPGRTLMTALFGGLALGVVMALLPAGAHAAATVPAVPDDFRWGVATSGYQSEGSAPASNWSRYDDGMEPYLNSVDFLNRYREDIANAASLGVDTFRFGVEWARVEPEPGVIDPAALAFYDDVVAEIRSHGMTPMITLSHWVHPAWFADQGAWANPGAVDRFLAYAELIVPRYAGDGTTWITFNEPVIYLQHELLDSDNPLPALALAPQVINAHNRTYDLIHRTDPDALVSSNAAYIPGVQPALDVLFLHQMKLDFIGLDYYYGVALDNYTASAALTGKFWEVKPAPEGFYNALKSYHARFPGKPIWIIENGMATDNGKPRADGYTRSQHLQDHLYWMQRAMAEGVPVIGYNYWSITDNYEWGSYRPRFGLWTVDVVTDPTLTRRPTDGVATYTDVIARGGVPADYVPVAPPGLCNIDNLLGSCAQPLLSGLLGGGTASTDVLGLQTLAGGASGGGLLGGLFKKSR; this is encoded by the coding sequence ATGCGCCGCCCGGGCCGGACCCTCATGACCGCGCTGTTCGGGGGTCTGGCGCTGGGCGTGGTGATGGCGCTGCTGCCAGCGGGAGCCCACGCGGCCGCCACCGTGCCGGCGGTCCCGGACGACTTCCGCTGGGGGGTCGCCACCAGCGGCTACCAGTCCGAGGGCAGTGCCCCGGCGAGCAACTGGTCGCGGTACGACGACGGCATGGAGCCGTACCTGAACTCCGTCGACTTCCTCAACCGCTACCGCGAGGACATCGCCAACGCGGCGAGCCTGGGCGTCGACACGTTCCGGTTCGGCGTCGAGTGGGCTCGGGTGGAGCCGGAGCCGGGCGTCATCGACCCCGCGGCGCTGGCCTTCTACGACGACGTGGTGGCGGAGATCCGCAGCCACGGCATGACCCCGATGATCACCCTCTCGCACTGGGTGCATCCGGCCTGGTTCGCCGACCAGGGCGCGTGGGCCAACCCCGGTGCGGTCGACCGGTTCTTGGCGTACGCCGAGCTGATCGTGCCCCGCTACGCCGGTGACGGCACGACCTGGATCACCTTCAACGAGCCGGTCATCTACCTGCAGCACGAGCTGCTCGACAGCGACAACCCGCTCCCCGCGCTCGCGCTGGCACCGCAGGTGATCAACGCCCACAACCGTACGTACGACCTGATCCACCGCACGGATCCGGATGCCCTGGTGTCGAGCAACGCGGCCTACATCCCGGGCGTGCAGCCGGCGCTCGACGTGCTGTTCCTCCACCAGATGAAGCTCGACTTCATCGGCCTCGACTACTACTACGGGGTCGCGCTCGACAACTACACCGCGAGCGCCGCCCTGACCGGCAAGTTCTGGGAGGTCAAGCCCGCGCCGGAGGGGTTCTACAACGCGCTGAAGAGCTACCACGCGCGGTTCCCGGGCAAGCCGATCTGGATCATCGAGAACGGCATGGCGACCGACAACGGCAAGCCCCGCGCCGACGGCTACACCCGGTCGCAGCACCTGCAGGACCACCTGTACTGGATGCAGCGGGCGATGGCCGAGGGCGTGCCCGTGATCGGCTACAACTACTGGTCGATCACCGACAACTACGAGTGGGGCAGCTACCGTCCACGGTTCGGGTTGTGGACGGTCGACGTGGTCACCGATCCGACCCTGACCCGCCGGCCGACCGACGGGGTGGCGACCTACACCGACGTCATCGCCCGTGGTGGGGTCCCCGCCGACTACGTGCCGGTGGCGCCGCCCGGGTTGTGCAACATCGACAACCTGCTCGGCAGCTGCGCGCAGCCTCTGCTCAGCGGGCTGCTGGGCGGCGGTACGGCGAGCACCGACGTGCTGGGACTGCAGACGCTGGCCGGCGGAGCGTCCGGCGGAGGACTGCTCGGAGGGCTGTTCAAGAAGTCGCGGTAG
- a CDS encoding HNH endonuclease signature motif containing protein, translating to MRQILGLYEARSLAMGIGRGDASVSTVGEVSLVRAISPGAAGNQFAFALGLESLPGVFDLFGRGVIPESVARAVVQETERLGPDDRVLIDAELVEVLPGLTPGRARKATRRLVIRIDAEAAKQRAERARADQRVSLFPDADGVAVLVVRGPAEQLVAVHEALDSWATGLRATGDTRTRGQIMCATLVERVTGVRHADTMDVEIGLVLDAKTLLGDGTTAELAGYGPISPDVADEIIARAHKRSVRRLLTDPVDGTLVGRDPRRRHFDGPLAGHIRARDRHCRQPGCECKIRDLDHVIDYQAGGPTAEANAQGLCKRSHTIKHQPGWSVRSEGRATIWRTPTGHEYRSDPPPLLGHLRQ from the coding sequence GTGCGTCAGATCCTGGGCCTGTATGAGGCGCGGAGCCTGGCGATGGGGATCGGTCGTGGTGACGCGTCGGTGTCGACGGTGGGTGAGGTGTCGTTGGTCCGGGCGATCAGTCCCGGGGCGGCGGGCAACCAGTTCGCGTTCGCGTTGGGTCTGGAGTCTTTGCCGGGGGTGTTCGACCTGTTCGGTCGTGGGGTGATCCCGGAGTCGGTGGCGCGGGCGGTGGTGCAGGAGACCGAGAGGTTGGGTCCGGACGACCGGGTGCTGATCGATGCGGAGCTGGTGGAGGTGTTGCCGGGGTTGACGCCGGGCAGGGCTCGCAAGGCCACCCGCCGGTTGGTGATCCGGATCGATGCCGAGGCCGCGAAACAGCGGGCCGAGCGGGCGCGGGCGGATCAGCGGGTGTCGTTGTTCCCCGATGCTGACGGGGTCGCGGTGCTGGTGGTGCGGGGTCCGGCCGAGCAGCTGGTCGCGGTCCACGAGGCCCTCGACTCCTGGGCCACCGGCCTGCGCGCCACCGGCGACACCCGCACCCGTGGTCAGATCATGTGCGCAACATTGGTCGAGCGGGTCACCGGTGTCAGGCATGCCGACACGATGGATGTGGAGATCGGGTTGGTGCTGGACGCCAAGACCCTGTTGGGTGACGGCACGACTGCCGAGCTCGCCGGGTACGGGCCGATCTCACCGGATGTCGCGGACGAGATCATCGCCCGCGCCCACAAGCGGTCCGTCCGCCGCCTGTTGACCGACCCGGTCGACGGCACCCTGGTCGGCCGGGACCCCCGCCGGCGGCACTTCGACGGACCCCTCGCCGGGCACATCCGGGCCCGCGACCGGCACTGCCGGCAGCCTGGGTGTGAGTGCAAGATCCGCGACCTGGACCACGTGATCGACTACCAGGCCGGTGGCCCGACCGCCGAGGCCAACGCCCAAGGACTCTGCAAGCGGTCCCACACCATCAAGCACCAACCCGGCTGGTCCGTCCGCTCCGAAGGCCGCGCCACGATCTGGCGCACCCCCACCGGCCACGAATACCGGTCCGACCCACCACCCCTCCTCGGCCACCTCCGCCAATAG
- a CDS encoding alcohol dehydrogenase catalytic domain-containing protein has protein sequence MRARLEALGWDTDLVVEAGGAPPEPAGDEVVVEVEACGVCGRDCIDRAGRFGFVQVPVTPGHEAVGRVVAVGPEVTDWSVGQRVATMHRDGCGACEACLAGEASLCGSGAAVLGLLHDGGYANWLAAPQGCFYAVPEGLDPALAAVLNCTLGTAWRGLTRAGTRAGSRVLVTGSNGGVGLAAVSIARSLGATTLAVVRSTEHVDAVQRVGADEVLVDDGSEFHKRLPGGPVDVAIDCVGAPTLNAALRSLVVGGRLVAVGNITGERIQLNIGYVITFGLQIIGSSGATRADMAALLAHHAENPVDVPIHDRMPLAEADRAQRLVAAGGLEGRIVLIP, from the coding sequence ATGAGGGCGCGACTGGAGGCGCTCGGGTGGGACACGGATCTGGTCGTCGAGGCCGGGGGAGCGCCGCCCGAGCCGGCCGGCGACGAGGTCGTCGTCGAGGTCGAGGCGTGCGGGGTCTGCGGCCGCGACTGCATCGACCGCGCCGGTCGGTTCGGATTCGTGCAGGTTCCGGTCACCCCGGGGCACGAGGCGGTCGGTCGGGTCGTGGCCGTCGGACCGGAGGTCACCGACTGGAGCGTCGGCCAGCGGGTGGCCACGATGCACCGAGACGGGTGCGGCGCGTGCGAGGCCTGCCTGGCCGGCGAGGCGTCGCTCTGCGGCTCCGGTGCCGCGGTGCTGGGGCTGCTGCACGACGGCGGCTACGCCAACTGGCTCGCCGCTCCGCAGGGCTGCTTCTACGCCGTCCCCGAGGGCCTCGACCCGGCGCTGGCGGCGGTGCTCAACTGCACGCTCGGCACCGCCTGGCGAGGGCTCACGCGAGCCGGTACCCGGGCGGGGTCGCGGGTGCTCGTGACGGGATCCAACGGCGGGGTCGGCCTGGCGGCGGTGTCGATCGCCCGGAGCCTGGGCGCCACGACGCTCGCGGTGGTCCGCAGCACGGAGCACGTCGACGCGGTGCAGCGGGTCGGCGCCGACGAGGTGCTGGTCGACGACGGCAGCGAGTTCCACAAGCGTCTGCCCGGCGGGCCGGTGGACGTGGCGATCGACTGCGTCGGTGCGCCCACACTGAACGCTGCCCTGCGGTCCCTGGTGGTGGGAGGTCGGCTGGTCGCGGTCGGCAACATCACGGGGGAGCGGATCCAGCTCAACATCGGCTACGTCATCACGTTCGGTCTGCAGATCATCGGTTCGTCCGGGGCCACCCGCGCCGACATGGCGGCACTGCTCGCGCACCACGCCGAGAACCCGGTGGATGTCCCGATCCATGACCGGATGCCGCTGGCGGAGGCCGACCGGGCCCAGCGGCTGGTCGCAGCAGGGGGTCTCGAAGGCCGCATCGTCCTGATCCCCTGA
- a CDS encoding SRPBCC domain-containing protein, with product MTDTAHVVRSVTVEIDAPAAVVWDVLVDFAAYPQWNPFTVVAASTLEIGSPIDLTLPAYDGSGGLFDTREFIRIVDPPRHLRYDNDGQIPGVLGSRDQWVTDLGPGRSSYVTTDTISGELADTAMELTGEWMQSGFDAVAHALKARAERVWAGRSGA from the coding sequence ATGACCGACACGGCCCACGTCGTCCGCTCGGTGACGGTCGAGATCGACGCTCCCGCCGCGGTCGTGTGGGACGTCCTGGTCGACTTCGCCGCCTACCCGCAGTGGAACCCGTTCACGGTGGTCGCGGCCTCGACACTCGAGATCGGCTCGCCGATCGACCTGACCCTCCCGGCCTACGACGGGTCGGGCGGCCTGTTCGACACCCGCGAGTTCATCCGCATCGTCGACCCGCCCCGTCATCTGCGCTACGACAACGACGGTCAGATCCCGGGCGTGCTCGGGTCCCGCGACCAGTGGGTCACCGACCTGGGCCCGGGCCGCTCGTCGTACGTCACCACCGACACGATCAGCGGCGAGCTGGCCGACACCGCCATGGAGCTCACCGGCGAGTGGATGCAGTCCGGCTTCGACGCGGTCGCCCACGCGCTGAAGGCCCGTGCCGAGCGGGTCTGGGCAGGACGGTCCGGCGCATGA
- a CDS encoding SDR family oxidoreductase: MILHDEVVVISGVGAGLGAKLAARAAAEGAKVVLAARSGMVTDQAVAEITAAGGEAVAVACDVRKPEDVERVAATAVERYGKITGLVNSAYSHPGFTDLLETPDKQLRRAMDVILFGSLEMTRAVVPHMTGGGSIVNVGTMSTRVPMRGEGGYAVAKAAMGTATQYMALELGEKGIRVNQAILGWLDGPGVRFYLTMTAEAKGITEQDVYDDIASRNPLGRIPPDEACAGAILYLLSRYASEVTGATLDVNGGEYMPA; this comes from the coding sequence ATGATCCTCCACGACGAGGTCGTCGTCATCTCCGGGGTCGGCGCCGGACTCGGTGCCAAGCTGGCCGCCCGCGCGGCCGCCGAGGGCGCCAAGGTGGTGCTGGCCGCCCGGTCCGGCATGGTCACCGACCAGGCGGTCGCCGAGATCACGGCGGCCGGGGGCGAGGCCGTCGCCGTGGCCTGTGACGTCCGTAAGCCCGAGGACGTGGAGCGGGTCGCAGCCACCGCCGTCGAGCGCTACGGCAAGATCACGGGGCTGGTGAACAGCGCCTACTCCCACCCGGGCTTCACCGACCTGCTCGAGACACCCGACAAGCAGCTGCGCCGCGCGATGGACGTCATCCTGTTCGGGTCGCTGGAGATGACCCGCGCGGTCGTGCCGCACATGACCGGCGGCGGGTCGATCGTCAACGTCGGCACGATGTCGACGCGGGTGCCGATGCGCGGCGAGGGCGGTTACGCCGTCGCCAAGGCCGCGATGGGCACCGCGACGCAGTACATGGCGCTGGAGCTGGGCGAGAAGGGCATCCGGGTCAACCAGGCGATCCTGGGCTGGCTCGACGGACCGGGGGTCCGCTTCTACCTGACCATGACGGCCGAGGCCAAGGGCATCACCGAGCAGGACGTGTACGACGACATCGCGTCGCGCAACCCCCTCGGCCGGATCCCCCCGGACGAGGCCTGCGCCGGGGCGATCCTGTACCTGCTGTCGCGGTACGCCTCGGAGGTCACCGGCGCCACGCTCGACGTCAACGGCGGCGAGTACATGCCGGCATGA
- a CDS encoding sulfotransferase family protein, with amino-acid sequence MTTAATVRAALDVDDLLAAARAKTGLDDFGDDWFLEPLRVLTSAIADEARLSDLGLTLTQGRFTALLADRLRLRALQAEHPEILDEEVVVATEICGLPRTGSTLVHRLLAASPHVTSTLSWETSYLLPFPGEGPGAEVRKRKARERYEMFLEMSPDFGDIHTIEWDGPEEDVIILDRTFVSMSYDSFYQIPTYGLWLRVFDQAPAYRELREWLQVLQWQDPDRAGKPWVLKSPHHLTAVDTVLDAFPGCKIVMTHRSPTKAVPSYASMVSAISGQYSDDIDQVAIGRYWRDRFVATLGQLDEVRARRPDRIVDVQFADVVSDPVGVALRVSEALGVPADREALEEYMERNRSQRHGSGGHSYTAEDFGLSEAELQQDFAFYEPHLTGKVAP; translated from the coding sequence ATGACCACCGCCGCAACCGTCCGGGCCGCGCTCGACGTCGACGACCTGCTCGCCGCGGCGCGGGCCAAGACGGGCCTCGACGACTTCGGCGACGACTGGTTCCTCGAACCCCTGCGCGTGCTGACCTCGGCCATCGCCGACGAGGCACGGCTGTCCGACCTCGGCCTCACCCTGACCCAGGGACGGTTCACCGCGCTGCTCGCCGACCGTCTGCGGCTGCGGGCGCTGCAGGCCGAGCACCCCGAGATCCTCGACGAGGAGGTCGTGGTCGCCACCGAGATCTGCGGGCTGCCGCGCACCGGGTCGACCCTCGTGCACCGCCTGCTGGCGGCCTCCCCGCACGTGACCTCGACGCTGTCGTGGGAGACGTCGTACCTGCTGCCCTTCCCCGGCGAGGGGCCGGGCGCGGAGGTGCGCAAGCGCAAGGCCCGGGAGCGGTACGAGATGTTCCTGGAGATGAGTCCCGACTTCGGCGACATCCACACCATCGAGTGGGACGGGCCCGAGGAGGACGTGATCATCCTCGACCGCACGTTCGTGTCGATGAGCTACGACTCCTTCTACCAGATCCCCACCTACGGCCTGTGGCTCCGCGTGTTCGACCAGGCCCCCGCCTACCGCGAGCTGAGGGAGTGGCTGCAGGTGCTGCAGTGGCAGGACCCGGACCGGGCCGGCAAGCCGTGGGTGCTCAAGTCGCCGCACCACCTCACCGCGGTCGACACCGTGCTCGACGCGTTCCCCGGCTGCAAGATCGTCATGACGCACCGGTCGCCGACCAAGGCGGTGCCGTCGTACGCATCGATGGTGTCGGCGATCTCGGGGCAGTACAGCGACGACATCGACCAGGTCGCGATCGGTCGCTACTGGCGCGACCGGTTCGTGGCCACCCTGGGTCAGCTCGACGAGGTGCGGGCCCGCAGGCCCGACCGCATCGTCGACGTCCAGTTCGCCGACGTCGTCTCGGACCCGGTGGGCGTCGCGCTGCGCGTGTCGGAGGCGCTGGGCGTGCCGGCCGACCGCGAGGCGCTGGAGGAGTACATGGAGCGCAACCGTTCGCAGCGGCACGGCTCCGGCGGCCACAGCTACACCGCGGAGGACTTCGGGCTGTCCGAGGCCGAGCTGCAGCAGGACTTCGCCTTCTACGAACCGCACCTGACCGGAAAGGTCGCACCATGA
- a CDS encoding DUF1214 domain-containing protein encodes MGDSGDIAADVTSGQAWSEFCRALEAAGEVVLRDTAPDTPLDRAEGYRYLARLTREMLYSTIDNADPDRPRLHELDLVKLGADNPDNVYLSANIRGDRSYRITGTRGTIAYFSIGSKANRYAKDGTMASTGELTDRDLVVGDDGSVEIIASATPHDGNWLPLAPDSTGLVVRQTYLDRTTEQPGSWSVELIGDAPLPAELDPAALGKAMQRAALAVHGTAATFANWTELFMTRPNEMPDFGQDMFQRAGGDPEIFYLHGYWTLRPGQAWVIETEVPDCPYWNFQLDNWWMESLDHHRRITVNQHTATLGDDGRLTIVVSDRDPGWGNWIDTCGHETGTALLRWLGADHHPLPECRVIDLEAP; translated from the coding sequence GTGGGCGACAGCGGCGACATCGCGGCGGACGTGACCTCCGGGCAGGCGTGGAGCGAGTTCTGCCGCGCCCTCGAGGCGGCAGGTGAGGTGGTGCTGCGCGACACCGCCCCGGACACCCCGCTGGACCGGGCGGAGGGCTACCGGTACCTGGCACGGCTGACCCGGGAGATGCTCTACTCCACGATCGACAACGCCGACCCCGACCGGCCACGGCTGCACGAGCTCGACCTGGTCAAGCTGGGCGCCGACAACCCCGACAACGTGTACCTGTCGGCGAACATCCGCGGCGACCGCAGCTACCGCATCACCGGCACGCGCGGGACGATCGCGTACTTCAGCATCGGGTCCAAGGCCAACCGCTACGCCAAGGACGGCACGATGGCGTCGACCGGTGAGCTCACCGATCGCGACCTGGTGGTGGGCGACGACGGGTCCGTCGAGATCATCGCGAGTGCCACGCCGCACGACGGCAACTGGCTGCCGCTGGCGCCGGACTCCACCGGCCTCGTGGTCCGTCAGACCTACCTCGACCGCACCACCGAGCAGCCCGGCAGCTGGTCGGTCGAGCTGATCGGCGATGCGCCCCTGCCCGCGGAGCTCGACCCGGCGGCTCTCGGCAAGGCGATGCAGCGGGCCGCGCTCGCCGTGCACGGCACCGCCGCCACCTTCGCGAACTGGACCGAGCTGTTCATGACGCGGCCCAACGAGATGCCCGACTTCGGTCAGGACATGTTCCAGCGGGCCGGCGGCGACCCCGAGATCTTCTACCTGCACGGCTACTGGACGCTGCGTCCCGGACAGGCGTGGGTCATCGAGACCGAGGTGCCGGACTGCCCCTACTGGAACTTCCAGCTGGACAACTGGTGGATGGAGTCGCTCGACCACCACCGGCGCATCACCGTCAACCAGCACACCGCGACGCTCGGGGACGACGGCCGCTTGACCATCGTGGTGTCCGACCGCGACCCCGGCTGGGGCAACTGGATCGACACCTGCGGCCACGAGACCGGCACGGCGCTGCTGCGCTGGCTCGGCGCCGACCACCACCCCCTGCCCGAGTGCCGCGTGATCGACCTGGAGGCCCCATGA
- a CDS encoding SDR family NAD(P)-dependent oxidoreductase, producing MSQDLSTDFSHAAGAALVVGGSGGLGASVARLLAARGSDVAVTYRGNEAAAREVEADVLAAGRRSSVHRLDVTDAAACAAVLAAVVETHGGLHTLVHASGPHVPMVHLSTVSPTVFADQLTQDAAGFFNIAQPALALLRAAQGSIVVVTTAATTRYPVRDGLSSGPKGAVESTVRALAAEEGRFGVRVNAVGPGMLTDGMAARLIGSGELDEAALAITRANIPLRRFGDANDVAEAVCFLASPRAGFVTGQKLDVDGGYGV from the coding sequence ATGAGCCAGGACCTGTCGACGGACTTCAGCCACGCCGCCGGCGCGGCCCTCGTGGTCGGCGGCAGCGGCGGGCTGGGCGCATCCGTCGCTCGCCTGTTGGCGGCACGCGGCAGCGACGTCGCCGTGACCTACCGCGGCAACGAGGCCGCCGCCCGCGAGGTCGAGGCGGACGTGCTGGCGGCGGGTCGGCGGTCCTCGGTCCACCGGCTCGACGTCACCGACGCCGCGGCCTGCGCGGCCGTGCTGGCCGCGGTGGTCGAGACCCACGGCGGGCTGCACACCCTCGTCCACGCCAGCGGCCCGCACGTGCCGATGGTGCACCTGTCGACCGTGTCGCCCACGGTGTTCGCCGACCAGCTCACGCAGGACGCGGCCGGGTTCTTCAACATCGCCCAACCGGCCCTCGCCCTGCTGCGCGCGGCCCAGGGGTCGATCGTCGTGGTCACCACCGCCGCGACCACCCGCTACCCGGTGCGCGACGGTCTCTCGTCTGGCCCGAAGGGTGCCGTGGAGTCGACCGTGCGGGCGCTGGCCGCGGAGGAGGGCCGGTTCGGGGTCCGCGTCAACGCGGTCGGCCCCGGCATGCTCACCGACGGCATGGCCGCCCGGCTGATCGGGTCCGGTGAGCTCGACGAGGCGGCGCTCGCGATCACCCGCGCGAACATCCCCCTGCGCCGCTTCGGCGACGCGAACGACGTGGCCGAGGCGGTGTGCTTCCTCGCCTCCCCACGGGCCGGGTTCGTCACCGGCCAGAAGCTCGACGTCGACGGCGGGTACGGCGTATGA
- a CDS encoding diacylglycerol kinase, which produces MTHTAPLRVVVWATGTLGRHAIAGIDAHPALELVGVWVSDPAKDGRDAGDLAGLGRDLGVLASTDRDAVLATEPDCVVHCAMTDDRVLEAIDDLIGFLEAGVDVVSSGPVVLLHPGPALPEVFWQRIEDAGRRGGASLHINGIDPGWANDVLPLQLTSLSRRIDQVRVMEIADYATYDQAVAMGDLFGFGRPVDAGALLWQPGVLSMAWGPVVRQIAAGLDLVLDEPLQEVVDRRPAPEAVTTVCTEIAEGTMGAVRFEVIGSVDGVPRVVVEHVTRTHPDQVPEWPRPAEGEGCYRIEITGEPVMTLELSHHGEHGDHNVSGMIITAQRLVNAVPAVVAAEPGLVTALDLPLVTGRGLVPPSVSQEIPEN; this is translated from the coding sequence ATGACGCACACGGCGCCCCTGCGGGTGGTCGTCTGGGCCACCGGCACCCTCGGCCGGCACGCGATCGCCGGCATCGACGCCCATCCCGCCCTCGAGCTGGTCGGGGTGTGGGTCAGCGACCCGGCCAAGGACGGGCGTGACGCCGGTGACCTCGCCGGCCTGGGCCGCGACCTCGGGGTCCTCGCCAGCACCGACCGCGACGCCGTGCTGGCCACGGAGCCGGACTGCGTCGTGCACTGCGCGATGACCGACGACCGGGTGCTGGAGGCGATCGACGACCTGATCGGGTTCCTCGAGGCGGGCGTCGACGTCGTCAGCAGCGGGCCGGTGGTGCTGCTGCACCCGGGGCCCGCGCTGCCCGAGGTCTTCTGGCAGCGGATCGAGGACGCCGGACGGCGCGGCGGTGCGAGCCTGCACATCAACGGCATCGACCCCGGCTGGGCCAACGACGTCCTGCCGCTGCAACTGACCTCGTTGAGCCGGCGCATCGACCAGGTGCGGGTGATGGAGATCGCCGACTACGCCACGTACGACCAGGCCGTGGCGATGGGCGACCTGTTCGGCTTCGGCCGGCCGGTCGATGCCGGCGCGCTGCTCTGGCAGCCGGGGGTGCTGTCGATGGCGTGGGGGCCGGTGGTGCGCCAGATCGCGGCCGGCCTCGACCTCGTGCTCGACGAACCGCTGCAGGAGGTGGTCGACCGTCGTCCCGCGCCCGAGGCCGTCACCACGGTGTGCACTGAGATCGCGGAGGGCACGATGGGGGCGGTCCGGTTCGAGGTGATCGGCTCGGTCGACGGGGTGCCCCGGGTCGTCGTCGAGCACGTCACGCGGACCCACCCCGACCAGGTGCCGGAGTGGCCACGCCCGGCCGAGGGCGAGGGCTGCTACCGCATCGAGATCACCGGGGAGCCGGTGATGACGCTCGAGCTCAGCCACCACGGCGAGCACGGCGACCACAACGTCAGCGGCATGATCATCACCGCCCAGCGGCTCGTGAACGCCGTCCCGGCCGTCGTCGCGGCGGAGCCCGGTCTGGTCACGGCGCTCGACCTGCCGCTGGTCACCGGCCGAGGCCTCGTCCCCCCGTCGGTTTCCCAGGAAATCCCCGAAAACTGA